A DNA window from Thermodesulfobacteriota bacterium contains the following coding sequences:
- a CDS encoding PEP-CTERM sorting domain-containing protein encodes MKRFLAFILSVFLVLGLAGLASGFTSLSPLDVYNNMQLYPGDSAYIGYLIDVRTPQEWSGLPFTIGATSGDTPGHPGYDGTNGAFLEDRVFNISYMLYDSAGTRILNDDFAWEFQNRYSFVTDEPFALLCHSGVRSYNAATLLDALDDSIGESWTIYNVLGGFEGRTGIPSIYCPSEDCPGWIDTWFGFSDGLPHVDNVSAGAYSPVPEPCTLLLLGSGLVGLTGFRRKFKK; translated from the coding sequence ATGAAACGGTTTTTGGCTTTTATACTATCTGTCTTTCTGGTCTTAGGCTTGGCTGGATTAGCATCTGGGTTTACCAGCCTCAGTCCACTTGATGTCTACAACAATATGCAACTCTATCCAGGCGATTCCGCTTACATCGGATATCTTATAGACGTAAGGACCCCGCAGGAATGGTCCGGACTTCCATTTACTATTGGGGCTACGTCTGGAGATACACCCGGTCATCCCGGATACGACGGCACAAATGGAGCGTTTCTGGAAGATAGGGTATTTAACATTTCGTACATGCTTTACGATTCCGCGGGGACACGAATCCTTAACGATGACTTCGCATGGGAGTTTCAAAATCGCTATAGCTTTGTGACTGATGAGCCTTTTGCCCTCCTGTGCCACAGCGGCGTTCGTAGTTACAATGCCGCCACGTTACTGGATGCCTTGGACGATTCCATCGGTGAATCATGGACTATTTACAACGTATTAGGCGGATTTGAGGGGCGAACCGGTATACCTTCTATCTATTGCCCATCCGAAGATTGTCCTGGTTGGATAGACACATGGTTCGGCTTTTCGGATGGCTTGCCACACGTTGACAATGTGAGCGCCGGAGCTTATAGCCCGGTTCCCGAACCCTGCACCTTGCTCTTGCTCGGCTCTGGCTTGGTGGGCCTTACAGGATTCAGAAGGAAGTTTAAGAAGTAA